A genome region from Defluviimonas aquaemixtae includes the following:
- a CDS encoding HD domain-containing phosphohydrolase codes for MSDLRMRRADFMMVLAYASDLATGHSRDFALRSCVLGMRLAALAGFDAQGRRSVYHQALLRYVGCNADSYLMAAALGDEIALRKELAGLDMGDKARVGQVFLNAFKRLYAELEPEAQERAIQESLSGALKVTLPILTAHCEIADRIGERLGLTEEIRRNLGQIYERWDGRGMPRGLSGDDVLPAVRLITLAQDAIALADAHGIDEMARIVAARADGPYEAGLAMLMSENAHPLMEGVDDSVTRETVLALEPEPVEFLDEEACDAACLAIADMIDMRMPFTHGHSRAVADLAEAAARHRGLPHPDVRNVRWAGLVHDIGELCVPVATWIRKGPMSPVEADTAKLHPYYGERALSALGEPGLEAAALVSRHHECLDRSGYYRQIDGSDLSPAARILAAAEVYETAREDRPQRPALDDEAAASMVRTLVREGRLCADGAEAVLTVAGQPSRRNISPRLAGMTPREIEVLRLIARGLTLKETADDLGISPKTADNHIQNIYSKIGVTTRAGAALFAVESGLLMR; via the coding sequence ATGTCCGATCTCCGAATGCGTCGTGCCGATTTCATGATGGTGCTTGCCTACGCCTCAGACCTCGCGACCGGTCATTCGCGGGATTTCGCGCTCCGGTCTTGCGTGCTCGGCATGCGGCTTGCCGCCCTCGCCGGCTTTGACGCGCAGGGCCGGCGTAGCGTCTACCATCAGGCGCTCTTGCGGTACGTCGGGTGCAATGCCGACTCTTACCTGATGGCGGCAGCCCTTGGGGACGAGATCGCACTGAGGAAAGAACTCGCCGGTCTCGACATGGGTGACAAGGCGAGGGTCGGGCAGGTATTTCTGAACGCATTCAAGCGCCTTTACGCAGAGCTGGAGCCCGAGGCGCAGGAGCGCGCGATACAAGAGAGCCTCAGCGGCGCGCTCAAGGTCACCCTCCCGATCCTGACGGCCCATTGCGAGATCGCGGATAGGATCGGAGAGCGACTCGGCCTGACGGAAGAGATCCGTCGGAATCTCGGTCAGATCTATGAACGCTGGGACGGCCGCGGCATGCCGCGCGGCCTCTCCGGCGACGATGTCCTGCCGGCCGTTCGGCTGATCACGCTGGCGCAAGACGCGATTGCGCTGGCGGATGCTCATGGCATCGACGAGATGGCCCGGATCGTCGCGGCGCGCGCGGATGGCCCATACGAGGCTGGGCTGGCCATGCTGATGTCCGAGAATGCCCATCCCCTGATGGAGGGGGTCGACGACAGCGTCACGCGAGAGACGGTGCTCGCGCTCGAGCCCGAGCCCGTCGAGTTTCTGGACGAAGAGGCCTGCGACGCGGCATGTCTGGCGATCGCCGACATGATCGACATGCGAATGCCATTCACGCATGGCCATTCGCGCGCGGTGGCCGATCTGGCCGAGGCGGCGGCAAGGCACAGGGGACTTCCGCACCCCGATGTGCGAAACGTACGCTGGGCCGGGCTGGTTCACGACATCGGCGAACTCTGCGTGCCTGTGGCGACCTGGATCAGGAAAGGGCCGATGTCGCCCGTGGAAGCAGATACGGCGAAGCTGCATCCCTATTACGGCGAGCGTGCGCTTTCGGCGCTGGGAGAGCCCGGCCTGGAGGCCGCAGCACTGGTTTCGCGTCACCATGAGTGTCTCGACCGGTCGGGGTACTACCGGCAGATCGATGGCTCCGATCTCTCCCCGGCTGCGCGAATCCTCGCGGCGGCCGAGGTCTATGAGACCGCGCGCGAGGACCGGCCGCAACGTCCCGCGCTGGATGATGAGGCGGCGGCCTCCATGGTCCGGACATTGGTGCGCGAGGGACGGCTTTGCGCCGATGGCGCCGAAGCCGTGCTCACGGTCGCCGGGCAACCGTCTCGCAGGAACATTTCCCCGCGCCTTGCCGGCATGACCCCGCGAGAGATCGAGGTGCTGCGCCTCATCGCCAGGGGCCTCACCCTGAAGGAGACGGCCGATGATCTCGGTATCTCGCCGAAGACCGCCGACAACCACATCCAGAACATCTACTCCAAGATCGGTGTCACGACGCGCGCCGGCGCGGCGCTCTTCGCCGTCGAGAGCGGGCTTCTGATGCGCTAA
- a CDS encoding substrate-binding protein: MERKPIKVGVIAELTGPLSFMGIANANVCKMVIEDMNEAGGLLGRPVELIIEDGQTDDAVAKAAAAKLVNEDKVDVVVGGIFSSTRQAIRSEATEKGNTLYIYPEQYEGQEDDPLIFCTGPVPAQQVEPLVPWLMRKSGARKFYLPSADYIWPHRLNKAAKRMVSQNGGEITGEEYFPLDHADYRETVRKIMATGTEVVFNTIVPPGLTPFLEELHNAGFLAKGGKIICTYFDENFLNLVPAEHVEGLYSCLDYYQGIEDPFSMQLLKDYNRRFPGSAMFTAGSGCSGHYKALKLWEAAVKEAGSLDQDADITALDHASIDQAPGGSAQMVPGQHHLRHNMYIAQARSGRFEVVENLGVIKPKERYRPARSELSAVN, encoded by the coding sequence ATGGAACGGAAACCGATTAAGGTGGGCGTCATCGCCGAACTCACCGGACCGCTGTCCTTCATGGGCATCGCCAACGCCAATGTCTGCAAAATGGTCATCGAGGACATGAACGAGGCTGGCGGCCTTCTCGGACGGCCGGTCGAGCTGATCATCGAGGACGGCCAGACCGACGACGCGGTTGCGAAGGCGGCCGCCGCAAAGCTCGTCAATGAGGACAAGGTGGACGTCGTCGTGGGCGGGATCTTCAGTTCTACCCGCCAGGCGATCCGCAGCGAGGCGACCGAGAAGGGCAACACGCTCTACATCTACCCCGAGCAGTACGAGGGCCAGGAGGACGATCCCCTGATCTTCTGCACCGGTCCCGTGCCCGCCCAGCAGGTGGAGCCGCTCGTTCCCTGGCTGATGCGGAAGTCCGGTGCGCGGAAGTTCTACCTCCCCTCGGCCGACTACATCTGGCCGCATCGCTTGAACAAGGCGGCCAAGCGGATGGTCAGCCAGAACGGCGGCGAGATCACGGGCGAGGAGTATTTCCCGCTGGATCACGCCGATTACCGCGAAACCGTGCGGAAGATCATGGCGACCGGAACCGAGGTGGTGTTCAACACGATCGTGCCGCCCGGGCTGACACCGTTCCTCGAAGAACTACACAACGCCGGCTTTCTCGCGAAGGGCGGCAAGATCATCTGCACCTATTTCGATGAGAACTTCCTGAACCTCGTGCCGGCTGAGCATGTCGAGGGGCTCTACAGCTGCCTCGACTACTATCAGGGCATCGAGGATCCCTTCAGCATGCAACTGCTGAAAGACTACAACCGCCGGTTCCCGGGCAGCGCGATGTTCACCGCAGGCAGCGGCTGTTCGGGGCACTACAAGGCGCTGAAGCTGTGGGAGGCGGCGGTCAAGGAGGCGGGCTCGCTCGATCAGGACGCGGACATCACCGCCCTCGATCACGCCTCCATCGACCAGGCTCCGGGTGGGTCCGCGCAAATGGTTCCGGGACAGCACCACCTGCGGCACAACATGTACATCGCGCAGGCGCGGAGCGGGCGATTCGAGGTCGTCGAGAACCTGGGCGTCATTAAACCGAAAGAGCGCTATCGCCCCGCTCGGTCTGAACTGAGCGCCGTGAACTGA
- a CDS encoding GNAT family N-acetyltransferase — protein sequence MPLTIRKATPDDAPLLVRVIDMASGGVVPTLWAEMASPDMDGFGVGLTLVAAEDGDFSYRNGFIAERNGTELGGLIGYVLPTTPQPAGPDVPEVFVGIEELAQLVPGHWYINFMAAVPEERRQGVGAALLNEAEEQARDRSCPGLALIVTASNEKAISVYRRAGYTERARRPFDLSDFGTGPTEAVLMVKEFD from the coding sequence GTGCCGCTGACGATCCGAAAGGCGACGCCGGACGATGCGCCCCTGCTTGTGCGCGTCATCGACATGGCAAGTGGCGGAGTGGTGCCGACGCTCTGGGCTGAGATGGCCTCTCCGGACATGGATGGATTCGGCGTCGGACTCACGCTTGTTGCCGCGGAGGACGGAGATTTTAGCTATCGAAACGGGTTCATCGCCGAACGCAACGGTACGGAATTGGGCGGATTGATCGGCTATGTCCTTCCGACCACCCCGCAGCCAGCAGGGCCCGACGTTCCCGAGGTATTTGTCGGTATCGAGGAGCTCGCGCAGCTCGTGCCGGGCCATTGGTACATCAATTTCATGGCCGCCGTGCCTGAAGAGCGACGGCAAGGCGTGGGCGCTGCCCTGCTGAACGAGGCTGAGGAGCAGGCACGAGATCGCTCTTGCCCAGGTCTCGCGCTGATCGTTACGGCCTCAAACGAGAAAGCCATAAGCGTCTACCGGCGGGCCGGGTACACCGAGCGCGCGCGGCGTCCGTTCGACCTGTCTGACTTTGGAACAGGGCCAACAGAAGCGGTGCTGATGGTGAAGGAGTTCGATTAG